A DNA window from Labrus mixtus chromosome 4, fLabMix1.1, whole genome shotgun sequence contains the following coding sequences:
- the snupn gene encoding snurportin-1 produces MDDLTKALSTSFAVSKEPNSTAGPHPRLAQYKSKFSVLEQSERRRRFLDLQKSKRLNYVNHARRLADGDWTGADSDGEEDMEKPSEGEREKDGNTEEEEEEEEGMEIERRKLPKHYANQLMLSEWLVDVPSELDTDWLMVVCPVGKRSLIVASKGSTAAYTKSGYCVNRFPSLLPGGNRHNSAMGKDYTILDCIYSEVDRTYYILDVMCWRGHPVYDCPTEFRFYWLQSKVQEADGLSEIAKRNPFRFVSLQSTECTTELIQKALTAEYSFSVDGLLFYHRQTHYTPGSTPLVGWLRPYMVTDILGIEVPIGPLTTKPEYASHQLQQILEHKKTSTEVRPANRSGGYELEYLSTPGQDSRDTVNFLNQKPIREANMEL; encoded by the exons ATGGATGACCTGACCAAAGCCCTGTCGACCAGCTTCGCTGTGTCCAAAGAGCCCAACAGCACGGCTGGCCCCCATCCTCGGCTGGCTCAATACAAGAGCAAGTTCAGCGTGCTGGAGCAGAGCGAGCGACGCCGGCGCTTTCTTGACCTGCAGAAAAG TAAGAGGCTGAACTACGTCAACCATGCACGGCGTCTGGCTGATGGGGACTGGACGGGGGCAGACAGCGATGGAGAGGAGGACATGGAGAAACCGAGCGAGGGGGAACGGGAGAAAGATGGCAAcacggaggaggaagaggaggaggaggaagggatgGAGATTGAGAGAAGGAAGCTCCCGAAACACTACGCAAACCAG CTCATGCTGTCAGAGTGGCTGGTGGACGTGCCATCAGAGCTTGACACTGATTGGCTGATGGTGGTGTGTCCTGTGGGGAAAAGATCTCTCATCGTCGCCTCAAAG GGTTCGACTGCAGCGTATACTAAAAGCGGCTACTGTGTGAACCGTTTCCCCTCCCTGCTGCCCGGTGGGAACAGACACAACTCGGCCATGGGAAAAG ACTACACAATCCTGGACTGCATTTACAGCGAGGTGGACAGAACGTACTACATCCTGGATGTCATGTGCTGGAGAGGCCACCCCGTCTATGACTGCCCG ACCGAGTTCCGTTTCTACTGGCTCCAGTCCAAggtccaggaggcagacggCCTATCAGAAATCGCCAAACGCAACCCT TTCCGGTTTGTGAGCCTCCAAAGCACAGAGTGCACAACAGAGCTGATTCAGAAAGCCCTGACAGCGGAGTACAGCTTCAGC gtGGATGGTCTTCTCTTTTATCACAGACAGACCCACTACACCCCTGGCAGCACCCCTCTGGTGGGCTGGCTCCGCCCCTACATGGTCACTGACATCCTTGGCATAGAGGTTCCCATAGGACCCCTCACCACCAAGCCTGAGTATGCCAGCCACCAGCTGCAGCAGATCCTGGAACACAAAAAAACCTCGACTGAAGTCCGCCCGGCCAACAGAAGCGGAGGCTACGAGTTAGAGTACCTGTCCACCCCGGGCCAGGACAGCAGGGACACTGTGAACTTTCTGAATCAAAAGCCGATAAGAGAAGCAAACATGGAGCTCTGA